The sequence TGCCCCATATCCCCCACCTGACCGCCTGATTCCGCGTAAAATGGCGTACGGTCCAGCACCAATACACCCGGTGTATTGTGCTCCAGTTCATCCACGGCTTCGCCATCAGTGAATAAGGCTTTCACCTTGACCTGGTCGGCCAAATGCTCGTAACCGGTAAACTCTGTGTTTCCTTCGACTTTCAAGGACACCTGCTGTTCCATACCGAAATTACTAGCAGCACGGGCGCGATCACGTTGCAGCTGCATTTCCTTTTCAAAACCGGCCATATCCAGGGTTAGGTTACGTTCTCTGGCAATGTCTGCAGTTAAATCATCGGGAAATCCGTAGGTATCGTACAACTTAAATACTGTACTACCGGGGATAACTGTGCTTTTCAAAGAGCGAATTTCCTGCTCCAATATCGTCATGCCTTGATCCAACGTTTCGGCAAAACGCTCTTCTTCCTGTTTCAATAAACGCTTCACTTCGTCTTTTGCTTTCGCCAGTTCCGGATAGGCTGCGCCCATTTCCTTAACCAGCGGCTCTACCAACTGGTGAAAGAACGTACCTTTTATACCCAATTTGTGCCCGTGACGAATGGCGCGACGAATAATGCGCCGCAACACATAACCGCGAGTTTCATTGGAGGGCACTACTCCATCGACAATGAGAAAGGAGCAGGCACGAATATGGTCAGCAATCACTCTCAAGGACGTGTTATTCAGGTCGTTGATACCTGCCAATTTCGCTGCGGGCTTGAGCAGACTCTGAAAGGAATCAATCTCATAATTATTGTGCACCCCTTGCAGCACCGCCGCCAGGCGCTCCAAACCCATCCCGGTATCCACGGATGGTTTCGGTAAGGGTGTAAGAGTTCCATTGGCATCGCGGTTGTACTGCATAAACACCAGATTCCAGATTTCGATATAGCGATCACCATCTTCATCAGGTGATCCAGGTGGCCCTCCGGCGATGGCTTCACCATGGTCGTAAAAAATTTCACTACAGGGACCACAAGGACCGGTGTCCCCCATGGACCAGAAATTATCCTTCTCACCGATACGACCAAAGCGCTTTGGATCCACGCCCATGTCCTTTAGCCAAATATCCGCAGCTTCGTCGTCCTTTTCGTATACGGTGACCCACAGTTTCTCCGGTGGCAGACCAATAACCTGGGTTAAAAACTCCCAGGCGTACTGAATAGCATCACGCTTGAAATAATCACCAAAACTAAAGTTACCCAGCATTTCAAAAAAAGTATGATGTCTCGCTGTGTAACCTACGTTTTCCAGATCATTATGTTTCCCACCAGCCCGAACACAACGTTGGGAACTGGTTGCCCGAACGTAACTGCGTTTGTCCTGACCTAGAAACACGTCCTTGAACTGAACCATACCGGCATTGGTAAACAGTAAGGTGGGATCGTTTGCCGGCACCAGCGGACTGCTGGGCACCACTTCGTGACCACGCTCTTTAAAAAAAGTCAGGAATTTCTCACGTATTTCCGATGTCTTCATAATTTACTTATAACCATGCCATACATGTGCACGGACATGGCTGATTTATTCCTTTGTGTTAATAGATTATTGGTTACTGTGCTGCTTTATTCTTGAGAACCTTTTCTTTGTACTGCTTTTCTGTAACGATTGGTGTACAGTTATTTACACTGGCGATTGCGTCCATCGATTCAGCGTCAAAAACACACCCGGATCATAGTCATCACATCGTTAAAGGTTCCTTTGTAAGTGTCGCCTCATATCACACTGCCACTTTCACGTACTGGCTCAAAGCGTCCGCGTACTGGCTCAAAGCGTTCAATCCCTGGAAAACAAAGCCTTCATATGGCTGTGGCCGTAACCTCGGTACTGTAAAAACCTTGCCTGTTTGGCCTTTTCCTTTGGATCTTCGGGTACAGCGACACCAAACCGCTTCGCCCTGGCTTCTTCTGCCGCTTCGTCCCAACGTTCGTCGGACATATCCAAAAAGACTTGAATTAAGTCTTCATCCACACCCCGTTCTTTCAACTCGTGTTGTATTTTTATGGGGCCAAATCCTTTTTGTACCCGAAAGCGGATGTAAGACTCGGTAAAGCGGCTGTCGTTCTGGAGATTTTCAGCCCGCAATTGTTCCACTACCGTCTCTATCAAATTTTTGGGATAGGACTTTGTCTGCAATTTACGCTTAAGCTCGGCGCAGGAATGCTCCCTGCGCGCCAACATATTCATAGCGGCGATCCGCACATCCCGCAGTTTGGTTTCTGGAAACTCGAGTTCAGCCAATCGTGTCCTACGCCTCCATTTCCTCCAATTCCTGCCCTGCGTTCAGAGTCGGCAGCAAAGCAGCTCGAATTTGCCCTTCTATTTCGTCCGCTATATCCGGGTTTTCTTTCAGAAAGTTCCGTACGTTATCTTTACCCTGTCCGATGCGATCGCCGTTGTAACTGTACCAAGCTCCGCTTTTATCGATGATGTTTTCTTTCACACCCAGAGTGATTATCTCGCCTTCGAGGGAAATCCCCTCTCCATAGAGAATGTCGAACTCAGCCTGTTTAAACGGGGGTGCCACTTTGTTTTTCACCACTTTGACACGGGTTTCGTTACCGACAACCTCATCCCCTTTCTTTATAGCCCCGGTTCGACGAATATCCAAACGCACGGAGCTGTAAAATTTCAAAGCGTTCCCGCCGGTAGTGGTTTCCGGATTGCCAAACATAACGCCAATTTTCATGCGAATCTGGTTGATGAAAATCACCAGGGTATTGGAGCGTTTAATATTGGCCGTTAATTTACGCAAAGCCTGTGACATCAAACGGGCTTGTAATCCCACGTGATGATCACCCATATCCCCTTCGATTTCCGCTTTTGGTGTTAAAGCCGCCACCGAATCCACAACCACCACATCCACGGCGCCGGAGCGTACCAGCATGTCGGTAATTTCCAGCGCTTGCTCGCCCGTATCCGGTTGAGATACCAACAGGTCGTCCACGTTTACGCCCAATTTTTGCGCATAAGCTGGGTCGAGTGCATGTTCCGCATCCACAAATGCAGCGGTACCGCCCAATTTTTGTGACTCGGCCACCACCTGTAACGTCAGTGTGGTTTTTCCTGAGGACTCCGGACCATAGATTTCAACGATTCTCCCACGAGGCAGACCACCAATACCCAGTGCCACATCCAACCCCAAAGAACCGGTGGAAATCGCATCAATGTCACGCTGGGTATCGTTGTCTCCCATACGCATCACTGAGCCTTTCCCAAATTGTTTTTCGATCTGACTTAAAGCTGCACTTAGAGCCTTCTGCTTGTTGTCATCCACGTATGTCGTCCTCGTTGAAGTTGGTTTACTCGAACCTATCTCAAAATCCATATTTTGAGATAGGTTCTAAAAAATGCACGTATTCCGGCCCGCAATTATTCCATAGATCCGGCATAGCTCATAGTCAAATTATTTACGCAATGATCAATTTTTGTACTACAAAGATGGGAACCGGTTATGTATCAAAAACATACATTTTAGCGGATTTTCCGCGGTTTCGCGGTGAAATTGAGAACAGAAAAATCAAAGCGGAAATTAAGAGGTGATGACCCCAGACTCCAAGTGCTGCAACAAACCTCTTAGAGCAAACTCCACTGATTGACGGCGGATCCCGGCGCGATCACCGTCAAAGTGACAACAAATGCTCTCGCTACGATGGCTAACGCACCAGGCAAAACACACCGTTCCCACCGGCTTGGCTTCAGTACCGCCACCGGGTCCGGCAATACCACTGATGGCCAGGGCACATTGGGCGCGACTATGAGTAACGGCCCCTGCGGCCATTTCCAACACCGTAGCCTCACTAACCGCACCGTGTTGCACCAGGGTTTCTGAGCTTACCGCTAACATGTCCTGCTTGGCTTGGTTACTATAGGTAACAAACCCACGGTCAAACCACTGCGAACTCCCTTCGATGGCAGTCACGCTTTGAGCCACCCAGCCACCGGTACAGGATTCCGCTGTGGCCAGCATCCATCCCAGTTGCAACAAACGTTCTCCCACCTGGCGGGACAGGTCCGTCAGTACGTCCATTTATTTAATGCTTTGGTTCATATCGAATATGGGTAGTAAAATAGCCAGAACAATGACCAACACCACGCCACCCATCACTAAAATCAACACGGGCTCAAAGACACCCAGCAAACCGGCGGTGATGGATTCCAATTCCCGTTCCTGGCTTTCCGCCGCTCGTTCCAACATTTCTTCTATATTGCCGCTGGCTTCACCGCTGGCTATCAAGTGAATGGTCATGGGCGGAAAATATTTGCTCGCATCCAGGGCTTTGTGGATGGCAGAGCCTTCCCGGACTTTGGCCGCTGCCTCGTCTACCGCTTTACGCATAGGCAGATTCACAACTACCTGAGCGGAAATGCGTAACCCATCTAAAATAGGAACACCACTGGAGGCCACAATACTCAGCGTGCGAGCAAACCGGGCGGCGTTAACTCCGCGGACCATACGGCCAATTAATGGTATCCGCAGCAAACCCAAATGGACTTTAAAACGAAACCCTTCAAATTTCATAAAGTAAGCGAACATTCCCACCAAGACAAAGAGTGAAATCAGTAGCGGTAGCCAATACGCACCTAAAAATTCACTGATTTTTATGAGCCATTGAGTCAACAGGGGAAGATCGCGATTGATGTTTTCAAACACCTGTACGATTTTAGGAACCACAAAGGTAAGCAGAAAGGCCACCGCAAATATGGCTATCAATGTGAGAATAACCGGGTATATCAGCGCCTGAGACATTTTTTGAGTCAGTTGTTGGCGCGTCTCGGTATAGTCCGCCAAGCGCTCCAATACCACATCCAAATGTCCGGACTGCTCTCCGGCTTCAATGGTGGCTCGATACAATTCGGAAAATACATGGGGAAACTCGGCCAGTGCGTTGGCCAATGAATGGCCTTCCATGACTTTGGAACGTACCGCCATCACCAGACTTTTTAAACGCGCTTTTTCCGCCTGCTGACCGACAGTACGTAATGCTTCTTCAACCGGTAGACCGGATCGAACCAATGTAGCCCATTGCCGGGTAATGAGTGCTAATTGGGTGCCACTGATTTTGGTCCGAAAAAAAGTGCGCTGGGTTTTCGCTTCGCGTTGTTGAACCTCTTCAACTGCCAGGGGGGTCAACCCCTGTTCACGCAATTGCTGGCGAATCTGCCGGGCAGCATCGCCCTCCATAACGCCGGAGGTTTCCCGGCCCTTAGCATCCAGTGCGGTGTATTCAAAAGCGCCCAAGCTTAATCTTCCTTAGCCTTCTCGAGTTACCCGAACCACTTCATCTAAGGAAGTATCTCCGGCAGTTACCCGACGCAAACCGTCTTGACGAATACCTGCGGATTTGTTTCTTGCATAGGCCTCCAAAGCGTGTTCGCCGGAACCGTCGTGAATCATGTCACGCAAATTGTCATCCACTTCGATGAGCTCATAAATACCGGTACGACCCCGATAGCCTTGGTAGTTACATTTGGCGCAACCTTTTGGCTTGAATATTTGCGGTGGATTTGCGCTGTCAAAACCGAAACGTTCGCATTCCAATTCATTGGGGGTATAAGGTTCTTTACACTCATGGCACAATATCCGTACCAAGCGCTGAGCCAATACGCCTAACAAACTGGAGGACAGTAAAAAGGGTTCTACCCCCATATCACGCAATCGGGTCACCGCCCCTACCGCGCTATTGGTATGCAAGGTAGATAACACCAAGTGACCGGTTAAGCTGGCTTGTACGGCAATTTCCGCCGTTTCCAAGTCACGAATTTCACCCACCATAACCACATCCGGGTCTTGGCGCAAAATAGCACGTAACCCACGGGCAAAACTCATATCCACCTTGCTGTTCACATTGGTCTGACTGACCCCTTCCAAGTTGTACTCTATGGGATCTTCCACCGTCATAATATTACGACGGTTATTGTTCAAACTGGATATTCCGGCGTACAGGGTAGTGGTTTTTCCGGAACCGGTGGGTCCGGTAACCAACAAAATGCCATGGGGTCGATGAATGACCCGCTCCAGTACATTGAGGGACACGGGATTCATACCCAGATGTTCCAAATCCAGACGCCCCGCTTGTTTGTCCAATAAGCGTAGTACAACTCTCTCGCCCTGCCCGGTAGGTATGGTGGAAACACGCACATCCACTGGACGCCCCGCCACCAACAATGAAATCCGACCATCCTGAGGCAAACGTTTCTCCGCAATATCCAACTTGGCCATAACTTTGATTCGGGACACAATTAAGGGAGCCAATACGCGTCGCGGTGACAGCACTTCGCGCAATACACCATCTACCCGAAACCGCACCGTTAACTTGGTTTCAAAAGGCTCAATATGTATGTCCGAAGCGTCTTCCTTGATGGCCTGGGTAAAAATAGCGTTTATAAGACGAATGATCGGCGCATCATCCTCGCTCTCAAGCAAGTCTTCAGGTTCGGGCAATTGCTCCGCCACCTGAAACAGGTCTGCTTCATCGTCCAGATCATCCATCATTTGCATGGCATGATCCGAATCCTGTTCGTAGGCACGCTGCAAGGTACCGTCAAATTCGTCCGGGTGCACCACATTCAACTTAATCGGTACTTGCAAGTAACGCCGAATCTCCGCCAATATAGCCGGAGTTACGCCGGGGCGGCATAACACCTGCGCCTTACCCTGCTGCTGCTCTGTAACCAATACTCCGTGACGTTTGGCAAACGCAAAGGGCAACTGCCGAGCAGCCGATGCGATTTCTGCGGTTGGCTCTGGCAGCGCATCAGGCACACTACCGGACTCGTGCGACAGAGTTTGTTCGTCCATTTTAGAAATTTTCGTCCGCGGTGGGTGGCGGTGGCAATTCGCTCGCCGGAGCCGGTGTTTGTACCGCTCTGGATTGAGGCGGTGGCTGCAGTGTTTTCCCTTCAAACAAGGGTTTAGCGTCCGGGTTCAAGCTATGAAAACTGGGCGGCAATTCCATCATCACATCAAACTCGGGTAATATAGGACGAGACTCCTCGGCCAGAATGGGTAATTCCTCTCCCGCCTGAAGTTGTAAATTACGCATATAGGTGTATTTGCTATTGGTCAAGATGGTGCCTTGGCGTTCGTCGCGCAATATAACCGGCCGCAAAAACACCATTAAATTGGTTTTCAATTTCTTCACCGAACTGTGGCGGAACAAAGCCCCGAGTATGGGAATATCGCCCAAGATAGGCACTTGTTGATGAGCTTCCACTACATCATCCTTCACCAAACCGCCCAATACGAGCATTTTGCCATTATCCACCATCACACTGGTGTTGATTTTCCTCTCCACCGTCACCACATCACCTTGGCCCGCAGCCCCCTGTTTGATGCTGTCCACTGATTGATTGATCTCCAGTAAAATGGCATCACCTTCATTGATCTGGGGTTTCACTTTCAGGGAAATCCCGATGGGTACCCGTTCATAAGTAGTAAAAGGATTAGCGGGGGCCGTTCCGCCACCGGTATTGGTAAAGGAACCGGTGGGAATGGATACCTCCTCGCCGATAAATATTTCCGCTTCCTGATTGTCCATCGTGACAATACTGGGGGTGGATAGAATATTGGTGTCCCCGGTACTTCTTAGCGCTTTGATGACGCCGGCAAAGTTAAAGGTATTACTATTAAAACGACCAAACGCCAGAGTGGCACCCGATCCCAACAGACCGGCGGCATCCTGAGCTCTACCGGACTCGTTATAGGCAACAACAGATCCTACACCGCTGCTGCTCGCGTTGATGGTTCCCACCGGACGGTCGCTGTTACTACCATCAAAAAACCACTCAATCCCCATTTCGGCAGCCTTATCTACAGAGACTTCTGCAATGATGGCCTCCACCATAACTTGGGCCCGACGCACATCCAATTGACGAATCACTGCTTCCAGAGAACGGAACAATGCCGGAGGCGCCGTGATCACCAACGCATTCGCAGTCTCATCAGCCTGAATGTTCAATAAAGGCTGTCCGCTACCACTCGGCCGACTCGCCACCGGCGCAGGCGCTCCTTTAGCACCCGGCTTACCCGCGATACCCGCCTTTTTCTGGGTATCACCGACTCCGGTCAGTACCGGCACCATATCCTTGGCATTGGCATAACGTAAGTACACTACATGGGTATCCCCCACCACTTCGGATGGTGTGTCCAAGTGAGAAATGATGGCTCGTAATTGCAGTCGCGCAGATTTGTCGCCGCCAATCAATATACTGTTAGTGCGCTCATCTGCCACAAACGTGGGTTCATCTGTTTTAGCTGCCCCCTTGGTCGCTTTTTGTTGCAAACTGGTTAATACTCGCACAAGGTCTGCCGCTGCTGCATGCTCCAACTGGATTATTTCGATTTCACCACTGGTGGGTTGATCGATACGCTTGATGATTTTGACGATGCGCTCAATATTACGCGCCCGATCGGAAATAATGAGCACATTGCTCTGTGGGTAGGCGGCCAAGTGTCCTTGAGGCGGCACCAATGGACGTAAAATAGGTACTAACTGCGCCGCATTGACGTGATCAATTTCTATCACACGGGTTACAGCCTCATCACCCTTTCCCGGGTTTTTTTCATTGGCACTGGGCATGCCGCTGTGTTTACCATCTGCATCCGGAATGATTTTAATGACTCGACCGCTGGGAATTGCGGTATAGCCATGCACATCCAACACGCTTAAAAAAACTTCGTAAACTTCACGCTCGTTCAACGCTCGTTTGGAAATAATGGTCACTTTACCTTTGACGCGAGGATCTACAATAAAGTTTTTCCCGGTCACATCGGCTACTGCCTGAATCACGGCGTTAATGTCTGCGCCTTTAAAATTTAGACTCAGTTTGGCTGCAGTAGCCGGGACATGAAACAACACCGCCAACAATAAAACCGATGCCGCCCAAACTCGCGGTTGCAACCGGCCTGTTAATTGTGTACTTCGTTTAAACATAAACATTATTAAATCGCCTGTTTTGATTATTCTTGCCCCGTTCATCCCTGCGAGATCTACCTACAACTGCAACATCGCCCACCCCTGACGACATCACGACAATTACTCCTTATGACAAACCTGTCAGCAATCCAAGTTACTTTCTTAAACCGTTAAGCTAAGGCAAGGTAAAAGAAGATGATTGTGGCACACCATTACGCTCAAAATCCACCGTAAACTGGGTTGTACTGGGTAAGGCCTTGATAATTTCCAAGGCTTTAAGCGGATTATCCAAGGGAATACCATTGACGGACGTTACCACATCGCCATTACGCAACCCCAGCATTCCCAGCAGCTTGCGATCCTTCCCCGGCCTGACCCGATAACCCACAAGTTTACCGCCTTTGTTGTACGGTTGCACCCGCAAGGGAAACTTGCTCATGACAGTCTGTGGGTTATTGACCAAATCGTCTCGATACTTTTTTAACGTAGTCTGTGCCGCGGGGTTCATCTGAAGATCCCGCGACGGAGCGGATGAGCGCCGCAAACTGGCGTCCCGCCGCATTTCGTCCGCACCGGTGGACGGGGGCAATTCCACCGGCAATTTAAGCGTTTCATAACTACCGTTGCGCTCCAACAGAACTTTATCTTCAAAAACCTGAGCCAATACCGCTCCGGCCGTCACCGTCTCTCCGGTTGAAAAATAAGCATCATCACCCTTACTGTCGGCAATAATGGCCAAGCCGCTATAAGGATCCTTGGTAGCGAACACACCCTTTAATTTCAGGTTCAACCGTGTTTCCGGCGCATCTTCTACCGGTGGTGGCGGACTGTCCTCAACCACCACTTGTTGCTCAAATTTACCGAACAAATTCCAGGCAGAAATTTGCAAGGCAACGGGTTCCTGTGCGTTAGTGCGGGAAACCGGGGAAACGTGACCTCTATTATCTTGAGAAAAAGTTGATCGATGCTCAGGCACGGGGACCAGCTTCCAGGTTATCTGCGCCAGAGTGTTGCCCAGCATGATCACTAATAATATGGTTACCATGGCGGGCATACGCTTATCCAGGCGATCAACCCAGTAATGCTGTAAAAAAAACTCCCAATACTTCATGTAAACCCCATTCCCCCTTCATGAATGGTTATCGAATTTCACGGATGGATAATGATACCTGATTGATTCAAATAAATATTGTAAACTTTACACAAAACCGGATCTTCCAAAGAATGATCGGACCGTCCGCTATCATCGTAACTTATTGATTGTATTGCGCATTTATGCCAACATCAAAGCCACCATCCGCACCGAGGCGATTAACCTCACTGATTAGTCTACCATTTGTGTGGCTAAGTTCAGTCCTGAGCTCAACCATGACCTTAAATGCATGCCAGAACCTCACTCAAGAACCCACTCCTGTCGCATCCAATCTCCCCTATAACGGCGTGAATGCAGCCGGCCAGGCCTCTCCCATGGATCAAGCAGCCTGTGTTTTCGATCAACAAAGCGGTTTACTGTGGGAACTAAAAACCCAAAAAAACCGCCTCTATACCTATTCCTGGTTTAGCGACGACCCCAAAAACAACGGCGGCTTTGCGGGCTATCGCAATCGTGGGCTCTGCCCCATACAGTGTGACACCAATGCCTATATCGTCAACATCAACGTCCAAAGTTTATGTGGCAGCTCGCAGTGGCGCTTACCCACTAGGGAAGAACTGCGCTCTTTAGTAGACTACACCCAGCCCGCACCCGGCCCAGCCATAAACCCCATCTGGTTCCCCAACACGGCTTCACAGTTTTACTGGTCTTCTACCGCGGATGCCAACGACCGAGACAGCGCCTGGGGCATTGGATTCACCTTTGGTTTTGACTATTCCTATTTTAAGAGCGATCAAGGCCATATTCGCCTGGTAAGTCCATGGCCGCCAAAAACATAACTCAATGCAAAGTCGCTCCAAGGCGTCTGGCCGTCTTGTTGGGCCTATATTCAAGCTTTACCTGGAGCCAGGACTGCAACCCGGCGATTACGGCCACAGCACCTGCCAAAGTATTCACCTTATACAAAAATGGTACCGCCCTGGATACCCGCAGTGGATTATTGTGGCAACGCTGTAGTCTGGGACAACGTTGGGATCAAGACAATAAGCGCTGCTTGGGTCAGGCTCTTCACCAATCCTGGCACAAGGCAAGCAATGCCGCCGCAGCACAGCTTGTTGGCTGGCGTCTACCCTCAGTTAATGAACTGAGTGCCCTGGTTGAATCCAAATGCCAATCCCCGGCTATCGATCAAACCGTGTTTCCAGACACTCCGATCGATCATTTTTGGACAGCAACACCTTTTGTCGGACAAGCCGATTATCATTGGCTGGTACAATTTCAGTTTGGAGAAAACCACGTGGACAAAGACTCGCGTGGAGCCCTGCTACGCTTGGTCAAAGATTTAGGATCGTTGAAGCCTTGAGAAAGCGACTCAGTGCTCGCACGTCGCCAAAAACTGGATTTCCGGCCAACGTTCAATGGTCAATTCTAGATTCACTCGGGTAGGGGCGATGTAACACAGCTGTTGGGCAGCGTCTAATGCAAGATTGTCAGCGGCTTTTTTACGAAACTCCTCCAACCGTTTAGCGTCCTCG comes from Gammaproteobacteria bacterium and encodes:
- a CDS encoding DUF1566 domain-containing protein, giving the protein MAAKNITQCKVAPRRLAVLLGLYSSFTWSQDCNPAITATAPAKVFTLYKNGTALDTRSGLLWQRCSLGQRWDQDNKRCLGQALHQSWHKASNAAAAQLVGWRLPSVNELSALVESKCQSPAIDQTVFPDTPIDHFWTATPFVGQADYHWLVQFQFGENHVDKDSRGALLRLVKDLGSLKP